The following proteins come from a genomic window of Nevskiales bacterium:
- the rlmKL gene encoding bifunctional 23S rRNA (guanine(2069)-N(7))-methyltransferase RlmK/23S rRNA (guanine(2445)-N(2))-methyltransferase RlmL: EARRKTGLNRQLPPLQGTDLDPAAVRAAQDNAQRAGLASQTRFAVADALDLRPVGVVPGLVVCNPPYGERLGQESELIKLYSLLGATLRQHFGGWKAAVFTGRPDLGPRLGLRAHDSYALYNGALPCRLLCFDIPAAEAAAASTGGEDFANRLRKNLKHLQRWAAREGVSCYRAYDADLPDYAVAVDLYQSDGLHAHVQEYAAPKSIDPVRAEKRLREALVQIRAALDIPAAQLHYKLRQAQKGGTQYEKQDAQGRFHAVEEHGVKLWVNFDDYLDTGLFLDHRPLRLRLQREARGKRFLNLFCYTGAATAHAAVGGARQTVSVDLSNTYLGWAARNLALNGLSSSFRRGPESSDFGKTLDTGLRRYDEKSPHQLIRTDCRQWLREQAALARPPQFDLIFCDPPTFSTSKKMTGTLDIQRDHAELIQHAARLLAPGGVLYFSTNRRGFKLDRESLADLKAEDITAQTLGEDFKRPPPAHRCWKISHPD, translated from the coding sequence CCGAGGCACGCCGCAAAACCGGACTGAACCGGCAGCTGCCGCCGCTGCAGGGCACGGATCTCGATCCGGCCGCCGTGCGCGCCGCGCAGGACAATGCCCAGCGCGCCGGGCTGGCGTCGCAGACGCGCTTTGCCGTCGCCGATGCCCTCGACTTGCGCCCTGTCGGCGTAGTGCCGGGCCTGGTGGTCTGCAACCCCCCTTACGGCGAGCGGCTCGGACAGGAAAGCGAGCTGATCAAGCTCTACAGCCTGCTCGGCGCTACGCTCAGGCAGCACTTTGGCGGCTGGAAGGCGGCGGTGTTTACCGGCCGGCCGGATCTGGGGCCACGCCTGGGACTACGCGCGCACGACAGCTACGCGCTCTACAACGGCGCCCTGCCCTGCAGGCTGCTGTGCTTCGACATCCCGGCGGCCGAAGCGGCCGCCGCAAGCACTGGCGGCGAGGATTTCGCGAATCGTTTACGCAAGAACCTCAAGCACCTGCAGCGCTGGGCGGCACGCGAAGGCGTGAGCTGTTACCGCGCCTACGACGCCGACCTGCCGGACTATGCCGTGGCCGTGGACCTGTACCAATCCGATGGGCTGCATGCGCACGTGCAGGAGTATGCGGCGCCCAAAAGCATCGACCCAGTGCGCGCCGAGAAGCGGCTGCGCGAGGCACTGGTACAGATCCGGGCGGCGCTGGACATCCCGGCCGCACAGCTGCACTACAAGCTGCGCCAGGCGCAGAAAGGCGGCACGCAGTACGAGAAGCAGGACGCACAGGGCCGCTTTCACGCGGTCGAGGAGCACGGCGTCAAGCTGTGGGTGAACTTCGACGATTACCTCGACACCGGGCTGTTCCTCGACCACCGGCCGCTGCGCCTGCGCCTGCAGCGCGAAGCCAGGGGCAAGCGTTTCCTGAACCTGTTCTGCTACACCGGCGCCGCGACTGCGCATGCCGCCGTGGGCGGCGCGCGGCAGACGGTTTCGGTGGATCTGTCGAACACCTACCTGGGCTGGGCCGCGCGCAACCTGGCGCTGAATGGCCTTTCTTCGTCATTCCGGCGGGGGCCGGAATCCAGTGACTTTGGAAAGACGCTGGATACCGGCTTGCGCCGGTATGACGAAAAGAGCCCGCATCAACTGATCCGCACCGACTGCCGGCAGTGGCTGCGTGAACAGGCAGCGCTGGCCAGGCCGCCGCAGTTCGACCTGATCTTCTGCGACCCGCCGACCTTCTCGACCTCGAAAAAGATGACCGGCACGCTCGACATCCAGCGCGACCACGCCGAGCTGATCCAGCATGCCGCCCGGCTGCTCGCACCCGGCGGCGTGCTGTACTTCTCCACCAATCGCCGTGGCTTCAAACTGGACCGCGAATCGCTTGCGGATCTCAAGGCGGAGGACATCACCGCTCAGACTCTGGGCGAAGATTTCAAGCGCCCGCCGCCGGCGCATCGCTGCTGGAAAATCTCGCACCCGGATTGA
- the nhaA gene encoding Na+/H+ antiporter NhaA, which produces MSHTPSAAEARLPTEPIDRLVDPIARFLHIQAASGVVLLLFTLAPLVLANSSWSGQFLAFWKTPLGFSIGSYEVNHSLKHWINDGLMVIFFFVVGLEVKRELAVGELRSLRLAALPVAAALGGMLAPATLYLALQWGEPGMRGWAIPMATDIAFVVGCLALLGERVPHSLRILLLSLAIVDDIGAILVIAIGYTDSLNLRAMGFGLAGIAVVMLMARLGVRSVLLYTVVGIGIWFAFHESGVHATIAGVILGLLTPVRPWIDQNLLVRYTHRLGDFLHGDSAPEPDARHALLRSMERAARETLSPLERIEATLHPWVGFVVMPLFAFANAGVVIEPAAFRDAIALAVAAGLVIGKPVGIVLLSWLAVRLGLAALPAGVGWGALAAGGVLAGIGFTMALFIAGLAFEGTQLDAAKIGVLAASALCATAGMLMLLWLLPKPPPEPAG; this is translated from the coding sequence ATGAGCCACACCCCCTCCGCCGCCGAAGCGCGGTTGCCCACAGAACCGATCGACAGGCTGGTCGATCCGATCGCGCGCTTCCTGCACATCCAGGCCGCCAGCGGCGTGGTGCTGCTGCTGTTCACCCTCGCGCCACTGGTGTTGGCGAATTCGTCCTGGTCGGGACAGTTTCTGGCGTTCTGGAAGACCCCTCTCGGCTTCTCGATCGGCAGCTACGAGGTCAATCACTCGCTCAAGCACTGGATCAACGACGGCCTGATGGTGATCTTCTTCTTCGTCGTCGGCCTGGAGGTCAAGCGCGAGCTGGCCGTCGGCGAACTGCGCAGCCTGCGCCTGGCGGCGCTGCCGGTGGCGGCGGCCCTCGGCGGAATGCTGGCGCCGGCGACCCTCTACCTGGCCCTGCAATGGGGCGAGCCGGGCATGCGCGGCTGGGCCATTCCGATGGCGACCGATATCGCCTTCGTGGTCGGCTGCCTGGCGCTGCTCGGCGAGCGGGTACCGCACAGCCTGCGCATCCTGCTGCTGTCGCTGGCCATCGTCGACGACATCGGTGCCATACTGGTCATCGCCATCGGCTATACCGACAGCCTGAACCTGCGGGCCATGGGGTTCGGCCTGGCCGGCATCGCCGTCGTGATGCTGATGGCGCGGCTCGGCGTGCGCAGTGTGCTGCTGTACACCGTGGTCGGCATCGGTATCTGGTTTGCGTTCCACGAATCCGGCGTGCACGCCACCATCGCCGGGGTGATCCTGGGCCTGCTGACGCCGGTCAGGCCCTGGATCGACCAGAACCTGCTGGTGCGCTACACGCACCGGCTGGGGGATTTTCTGCACGGCGACTCCGCGCCGGAGCCGGACGCGCGTCACGCACTGCTGCGCTCGATGGAACGGGCCGCGCGCGAGACGCTCTCGCCACTGGAACGGATCGAGGCCACGCTGCATCCCTGGGTGGGCTTCGTGGTGATGCCGCTGTTCGCCTTCGCCAATGCCGGGGTGGTGATCGAGCCTGCGGCGTTCCGCGATGCGATCGCGCTGGCGGTGGCCGCGGGCCTGGTCATCGGCAAGCCGGTCGGCATCGTGCTGCTCAGCTGGCTGGCGGTCCGCCTGGGCCTGGCGGCGCTGCCGGCCGGCGTCGGCTGGGGCGCGCTGGCGGCCGGCGGTGTATTGGCCGGGATCGGTTTCACCATGGCGCTGTTCATCGCCGGCCTCGCCTTCGAAGGTACACAGCTCGATGCCGCCAAGATTGGCGTGCTCGCTGCCTCCGCGCTGTGTGCCACGGCCGGCATGCTGATGCTGCTGTGGCTGTTGCCCAAGCCGCCGCCTGAACCGGCCGGCTAA